One Pseudomonas tolaasii NCPPB 2192 genomic window carries:
- a CDS encoding FAD-binding oxidoreductase, producing MSETLFATLQKLLGAGHVQTSEEAAHYLTDKQGRYTGNVIAAVHPATTEEVAAVVRTCVAWKAPIVVQGGNTGLMAGATPDASGRSVLLLLDRMNRVRHVDTDNDTLTVEAGCILQTVQEVARNADRLFPLSLGAEGSCTLGGNLGTNAGGTGVLRYGNTRELTLGLEVVTAEGEIWHGLRGLRKDNTGYDLRDLYIGSEGTLGIITAATLKLFPLPKAQATALLAFDELAQAVAFLSHARAGFGASLTAFELLTADCLALLRDQFPQGPQPFKTASQPWFALIELSDNSSESHAREAFEQVLGDAFEKQLISDALIAESLAQSEALWLLRENMSEAQKRAGRNMKHDISVPISQVVAFVAHTDALLQQHFPGVRNFTFGHLGDGNLHYNVAHPLDSTVEAHMAHYAELSALVHDSAHAHGGSISAEHGIGQRKVGMLSRYKSPVELDLMRRIKQALDPHNLLNPGKVLEVQP from the coding sequence ATGAGTGAAACGCTTTTTGCCACCCTGCAAAAACTGCTCGGCGCGGGCCATGTGCAAACGAGTGAAGAGGCGGCGCACTACCTGACTGATAAGCAAGGCCGCTACACCGGCAATGTGATCGCAGCGGTGCACCCGGCCACTACCGAAGAAGTGGCGGCGGTGGTGCGTACCTGTGTGGCCTGGAAAGCGCCGATCGTGGTACAGGGCGGCAATACCGGGCTGATGGCCGGTGCCACGCCGGACGCCAGCGGGCGTTCCGTGTTGCTGCTGCTCGACCGCATGAACCGCGTGCGTCATGTCGATACCGACAACGACACACTGACGGTGGAAGCCGGTTGCATCCTGCAAACCGTGCAGGAGGTGGCCCGCAACGCCGACCGCCTGTTTCCCCTGAGCCTGGGCGCCGAAGGCAGTTGCACCCTGGGCGGCAACCTCGGCACCAATGCCGGCGGCACCGGCGTGCTGCGTTACGGCAACACCCGCGAATTGACGCTGGGCCTTGAAGTGGTGACTGCCGAAGGTGAGATCTGGCACGGCCTGCGCGGCTTGCGCAAAGACAATACCGGCTACGACCTGCGGGATTTGTACATCGGCAGCGAAGGCACGTTGGGCATCATCACGGCGGCGACGCTGAAACTGTTTCCGCTGCCCAAGGCCCAGGCCACCGCGTTGCTGGCCTTTGATGAACTGGCCCAGGCCGTGGCGTTCCTGTCCCATGCCCGCGCCGGTTTTGGCGCAAGCCTCACCGCGTTTGAATTGCTCACGGCTGATTGCCTGGCCTTGCTGCGCGACCAATTCCCGCAAGGCCCGCAGCCGTTTAAAACCGCCAGCCAGCCGTGGTTTGCCTTGATCGAACTCTCTGACAACAGCAGCGAAAGCCACGCCCGCGAGGCCTTCGAACAGGTGCTGGGCGATGCCTTCGAAAAACAGCTGATCAGTGACGCGCTGATTGCCGAAAGCCTGGCGCAAAGCGAGGCCCTGTGGCTGCTGCGCGAGAACATGAGCGAGGCGCAGAAACGTGCCGGGCGCAACATGAAACACGATATCTCGGTGCCGATTTCCCAGGTGGTGGCGTTCGTTGCGCATACCGACGCGCTGTTGCAGCAGCATTTTCCCGGCGTGCGCAACTTCACCTTTGGCCATCTGGGCGACGGCAACCTGCATTACAACGTGGCCCATCCGCTGGATTCCACGGTGGAGGCACACATGGCCCATTACGCCGAATTGAGCGCCCTGGTACACGACAGCGCCCACGCCCACGGTGGTTCCATCAGCGCCGAACACGGCATCGGCCAACGCAAGGTCGGCATGCTCAGCCGCTACAAAAGCCCGGTTGAGCTGGACCTGATGCGCCGCATCAAGCAGGCGCTTGACCCCCACAACTTGCTCAACCCCGGCAAAGTCCTTGAGGTGCAGCCATGA
- a CDS encoding transporter substrate-binding domain-containing protein produces the protein MNLKTFTALGLALCAGFANADATLDKIQQRHAISVGVILSGPPFGTLDPKTGEHLGYNVELAKGIGQALGVETKTVSVLAPNRVQFLQQGKVDILIANMQFTEERAEILDYVPTPYEEVGGAALIRKGAGIKQWADLKDKPVCVSQGSNFIKPLQETYGAQIKAFRSQSESLLSLRGNGCVAAVHVSPTMHALLSDAEWQGYEIPLPGDLIPSKSVIWIRKGEHDTQAKLDAIVREWHKSGFLIALGERTGMAPSQALRDLHEHYSHE, from the coding sequence ATGAACCTGAAAACCTTCACCGCACTCGGCTTGGCCCTGTGTGCCGGCTTCGCCAACGCCGACGCCACCCTCGATAAAATCCAGCAGCGCCACGCCATCAGCGTCGGCGTGATCCTCAGCGGCCCGCCGTTCGGCACCCTCGACCCCAAGACCGGCGAACACCTGGGCTACAACGTCGAGCTGGCCAAAGGTATCGGCCAGGCGCTGGGTGTGGAGACCAAAACCGTGTCGGTGCTGGCGCCCAACCGCGTGCAGTTCCTGCAACAGGGCAAGGTCGACATCCTGATCGCCAATATGCAGTTCACCGAAGAGCGTGCCGAGATCCTTGATTACGTGCCCACGCCGTATGAAGAAGTCGGCGGCGCCGCGCTGATTCGCAAGGGTGCAGGCATCAAGCAATGGGCCGACTTGAAAGACAAACCGGTGTGCGTGTCCCAGGGCAGCAACTTCATCAAGCCGCTGCAGGAAACCTACGGCGCGCAGATCAAGGCGTTCCGCAGCCAGTCCGAGTCGCTGCTGTCGCTGCGTGGCAATGGTTGCGTGGCGGCGGTGCACGTCAGCCCGACCATGCACGCGTTGCTCAGCGATGCCGAATGGCAAGGCTATGAAATCCCGCTGCCGGGCGACCTGATCCCGTCCAAATCGGTGATCTGGATTCGCAAGGGCGAACACGACACCCAGGCCAAACTCGATGCCATCGTGCGCGAATGGCACAAAAGCGGCTTCCTGATTGCCCTTGGCGAGCGCACCGGCATGGCGCCGTCCCAGGCCCTGCGTGATCTGCACGAGCACTACAGCCATGAGTGA
- a CDS encoding transporter substrate-binding domain-containing protein, producing the protein MMFKKWLPVALGSMIALGATVAAHADATLDKIEQRHVLVVGVLLSGGPFGSIDPATQKPKGLNVDLANELGRQLKAEVQLVPVLPANRVQFLQQGKVDLLIANMEWTAERGEILGFVPTPFYRIGGTAAVLKDSTITRWEDLKGQPVCTSQGSSYVKPLTDLGAQIKAFKSSSESLLALRGNNCVAAVHDSTLINPLINDSAEWKDYRAISPELNPAPSVIWTRRGESDTQAKLDPIVKELHRSGWLIEAQTRNRISPASPALVELQQQFKGA; encoded by the coding sequence ATGATGTTCAAGAAATGGTTGCCGGTGGCCCTGGGGTCGATGATCGCGTTGGGCGCCACTGTGGCCGCGCACGCCGATGCCACGCTGGACAAAATCGAGCAACGCCATGTGCTGGTGGTCGGTGTGCTGTTGTCCGGCGGCCCGTTCGGCAGCATTGACCCGGCCACCCAGAAACCCAAAGGCTTGAACGTCGACCTGGCCAACGAACTCGGGCGTCAGCTCAAGGCCGAGGTGCAGTTGGTGCCGGTCTTGCCGGCCAATCGTGTGCAGTTCCTGCAGCAGGGCAAAGTCGACCTGTTGATCGCCAACATGGAATGGACTGCCGAGCGCGGTGAAATCCTGGGTTTTGTACCGACGCCTTTCTATCGTATCGGCGGCACCGCAGCGGTGCTCAAAGACAGCACGATCACCCGCTGGGAAGACCTCAAGGGCCAGCCGGTGTGCACCTCCCAAGGCAGCAGCTATGTGAAGCCGCTGACCGACCTCGGCGCGCAGATCAAAGCGTTCAAAAGCTCCTCCGAATCGCTGTTGGCCCTGCGCGGCAACAATTGCGTCGCCGCCGTGCATGACTCCACCCTGATCAACCCGCTGATCAACGACAGCGCCGAATGGAAGGATTACCGCGCCATCAGCCCGGAACTCAACCCGGCGCCGTCGGTGATCTGGACCCGTCGCGGCGAAAGCGACACCCAGGCCAAGCTCGACCCGATCGTCAAGGAGCTGCACCGCAGCGGCTGGCTGATCGAGGCCCAGACCCGTAACCGCATCAGCCCGGCATCGCCTGCGTTGGTGGAATTGCAGCAACAGTTCAAGGGCGCCTGA
- a CDS encoding LysR substrate-binding domain-containing protein: MTTLDLELLRTFIAVVDHHSFAGAGTHLARTQSSVTQHMQRLEQQVGVSLFEKRGRQKQLTEPGLQLLRHARQMLSLNDDALNSLRESSLSGVLRIGSPHDIADTILPPILSHIARSAPRLRLEIDVGRSPFLMDDLHRGKVDMVISTRSDPNLEGFALRTSPVWWICSAQYIHQPSEPLPLILVDEPSIYRRYALEALERANIPWRQAYLASNLIGIKAATRAGLGVTPRSMEMLGPDMRVLGETDGLPRMPEVTYYLWIRPNTANPIARKAYDLIRGSQGL; this comes from the coding sequence ATGACGACCCTTGATCTGGAACTGCTACGCACCTTCATTGCCGTGGTCGACCACCACAGTTTCGCCGGCGCCGGTACGCACCTGGCGCGCACCCAGTCGTCCGTTACCCAGCATATGCAGCGGCTGGAGCAGCAGGTGGGTGTGAGCCTGTTTGAAAAGCGCGGCCGCCAGAAACAGCTGACCGAGCCGGGCTTGCAGTTGCTGCGCCATGCGCGGCAGATGCTGTCGCTGAATGACGATGCGTTGAATTCCCTGCGTGAAAGCAGCTTGAGCGGGGTGTTGCGGATCGGCTCACCGCACGATATTGCCGACACGATTTTGCCGCCGATTCTCAGCCACATTGCGCGTTCGGCGCCGCGTCTACGGCTGGAGATTGATGTGGGGCGCAGTCCGTTTTTGATGGATGACCTGCATCGCGGCAAGGTAGATATGGTGATTTCCACGAGGTCTGATCCGAACCTTGAAGGCTTTGCGTTGCGCACGTCGCCGGTGTGGTGGATTTGTTCGGCGCAGTACATTCACCAGCCGAGCGAGCCGTTGCCGCTGATATTGGTGGATGAGCCGAGTATTTACCGGCGGTATGCGCTGGAGGCGTTGGAGCGAGCGAATATCCCCTGGCGGCAGGCTTATCTGGCGTCGAATTTGATCGGGATTAAAGCCGCGACTCGCGCGGGGTTGGGGGTGACGCCACGCAGCATGGAAATGCTCGGGCCGGATATGCGGGTGTTGGGGGAGACTGATGGGCTGCCTCGGATGCCGGAGGTCACGTATTACCTCTGGATACGGCCGAATACGGCTAATCCGATTGCGCGCAAGGCTTATGACTTGATTCGGGGGAGCCAGGGGTTGTGA
- a CDS encoding PLP-dependent aminotransferase family protein, protein MSSLPKYQEIYRRFRQAIDQGQLGPGDRVPSVRGLALELKVARGTVEAAYQLLVSEGFFEARGQAGTVIAGSAPQVTVKPLPVAAPASKGPRPLQMGLPALDAFPRKLWARLVTRQVRRTDADSLAMGDARGALPLRVAIANYLALYRGVECSPQQVFVCSGYAGSLTLLCEALQMTGQRCWFEDPGYLHARQLLSHQGVKLVPVPVDADGLQVDEGRQRERNARLAIVTPAHQSPLGVALSPARRLALLDWAREQGSWVVEDDYDSEFRYRGQPLAALKSQDLDDRVIYAGSFSKMLFPGLRLGYLVVPAALLEAFERGALALQQRSAQLLQLTAADFLEQGHFTRHLKKMRQLYALRRGLLVDALREHCAQLLRVDEQAGGINLLARLLVDVPDRVVADAAMGAGLAVQALSGWTVEPGQGEGLLMGFTNVATAAEAVAIALILRGAVLGCISVAAVTTCPR, encoded by the coding sequence ATGTCATCACTGCCCAAATACCAGGAAATCTACCGACGCTTTCGCCAGGCCATTGATCAGGGCCAACTGGGGCCGGGAGATCGCGTGCCGTCCGTGCGCGGCCTGGCGCTGGAGCTCAAGGTGGCGCGCGGGACGGTGGAAGCGGCGTATCAGTTGCTGGTCAGCGAGGGTTTTTTCGAAGCGCGCGGGCAGGCCGGAACCGTGATTGCCGGCTCGGCGCCCCAGGTGACGGTCAAGCCGCTGCCGGTGGCGGCGCCCGCTTCAAAAGGGCCCAGGCCGCTGCAAATGGGCTTGCCGGCACTTGATGCCTTTCCGCGAAAACTGTGGGCGCGGCTGGTGACTCGGCAAGTGCGCCGCACCGACGCCGACAGCCTGGCCATGGGCGACGCGCGCGGTGCCCTGCCTTTGCGCGTGGCGATTGCCAACTACCTGGCGCTGTACCGGGGCGTGGAGTGCTCGCCGCAGCAAGTCTTTGTGTGTTCCGGTTATGCCGGCAGCCTGACCCTGCTGTGTGAGGCACTGCAGATGACCGGGCAGCGTTGCTGGTTTGAAGACCCGGGGTATCTGCATGCGCGGCAGCTGCTGAGCCATCAGGGCGTGAAACTGGTGCCGGTACCGGTGGACGCTGACGGCCTGCAGGTCGACGAGGGCAGGCAACGTGAACGGAATGCGCGCCTGGCCATCGTGACCCCGGCGCATCAGAGCCCGCTGGGCGTAGCGTTGAGCCCGGCGCGGCGCCTGGCGTTGCTGGACTGGGCGCGGGAGCAAGGCAGTTGGGTGGTCGAGGATGATTACGACAGCGAGTTCCGCTACCGCGGCCAGCCGCTCGCCGCGCTCAAAAGTCAGGACCTCGATGACCGGGTGATCTATGCCGGGAGCTTCAGCAAGATGCTGTTTCCGGGGTTGCGCCTGGGCTATCTGGTGGTGCCTGCGGCGTTATTGGAGGCGTTTGAGCGAGGGGCTTTGGCGTTACAGCAGCGCAGTGCGCAGTTGTTGCAACTGACCGCGGCGGACTTTCTGGAACAGGGGCATTTCACCCGGCATTTGAAGAAGATGCGCCAGTTATATGCGCTGCGCAGGGGGCTGTTGGTGGACGCGCTGCGCGAGCATTGCGCGCAGCTTTTGCGGGTGGATGAGCAAGCGGGCGGGATTAATTTACTGGCGCGGCTGTTGGTGGACGTGCCTGATCGGGTGGTGGCTGACGCCGCCATGGGCGCCGGGCTGGCGGTTCAGGCGTTGTCGGGCTGGACGGTCGAGCCAGGGCAGGGCGAAGGGCTGTTGATGGGATTTACGAATGTGGCTACGGCGGCTGAGGCGGTGGCGATTGCGCTGATTTTGCGCGGGGCTGTTTTGGGGTGTATATCCGTTGCTGCGGTAACGACTTGCCCACGATAG
- a CDS encoding carboxymuconolactone decarboxylase family protein has translation MKHRLDYAQAAPAGYKALGSVHSYIHGCGLEKELIDLVYLRVSQLNGCAYCLDAHSRDLLKQGVSLEKIMLLAAWREGLPLYTPREQAALAWAEVVTLVAETEVPDADYAAVAAIFSDKEVADLTLAVALMNALNRVAISFRKVPAAIKAHLENLNHE, from the coding sequence ATGAAACACCGTCTCGATTACGCCCAGGCCGCGCCGGCCGGTTACAAAGCCCTGGGTTCGGTGCACAGCTACATCCACGGCTGCGGTCTGGAAAAAGAGTTGATCGATCTGGTTTACCTGCGCGTCTCGCAACTCAACGGCTGTGCCTATTGCCTGGACGCTCATTCGCGCGACTTGCTCAAGCAGGGCGTGAGCCTGGAAAAAATCATGCTGCTGGCCGCCTGGCGGGAGGGTTTGCCGCTGTACACACCGCGTGAACAGGCAGCGCTGGCATGGGCCGAAGTGGTGACACTCGTCGCCGAAACCGAAGTGCCGGACGCCGACTACGCCGCCGTGGCAGCGATCTTCAGCGACAAGGAAGTCGCCGACCTGACCTTGGCCGTCGCGCTGATGAACGCCTTGAACCGCGTCGCCATCAGCTTTCGCAAAGTACCCGCCGCGATCAAGGCCCACCTGGAGAACCTCAACCATGAATGA
- a CDS encoding GNAT family N-acetyltransferase, translated as MNESVEFVHMGTEADCIASFAVMQQLRPHLKDATGFAEQVQRQRQNGYRLLAAREHGKVIGLAGYRLTENTLYGRFIYVDDLVVDASLQRRRLGEQLLDRVREETRALGYRWLVLDTGMHMALAQRFYFRQGLLPLGMHFSQDLSQ; from the coding sequence ATGAATGAGTCTGTCGAGTTCGTGCACATGGGCACCGAGGCCGATTGCATTGCCAGCTTCGCGGTGATGCAGCAACTGCGCCCGCACCTCAAAGACGCGACGGGTTTTGCCGAGCAAGTTCAACGCCAGCGCCAGAACGGTTACCGCCTGCTGGCCGCCCGCGAACACGGCAAGGTCATCGGCCTGGCGGGCTACCGGCTGACTGAAAACACGCTCTACGGCCGCTTCATCTATGTGGATGACCTGGTGGTGGACGCGTCGTTGCAACGCCGGCGCCTGGGCGAGCAATTGCTCGACCGGGTGCGCGAAGAAACCCGCGCCCTGGGCTATCGCTGGCTGGTGCTCGACACCGGCATGCACATGGCCCTGGCCCAGCGGTTCTATTTCCGCCAGGGGCTGTTGCCGTTGGGCATGCACTTTTCCCAGGACTTGAGCCAATGA
- a CDS encoding FMN-dependent NADH-azoreductase, whose translation MTRALLLSFSPHGKAAQTFKLARALLKDLVPDAEVTERDYGGQALPPLTREYANALTTPGGLSGCATQLSERLIVELEACDLLILCTPVHNFTVPAALKGWIDHVVRIQRSFTVTSQFEKVGLLDDRRTFVLVSSGNSRKGHEPDFLTPYLTAILSTVGIHTVDFVYLGAMVRGEEAVNRSLERAHRQLSAAISTGL comes from the coding sequence ATGACCCGCGCCCTGCTTTTAAGCTTCAGCCCCCACGGCAAGGCTGCACAGACGTTCAAACTGGCCCGCGCCTTGCTCAAGGACCTGGTGCCGGACGCCGAAGTCACCGAGCGTGACTACGGCGGCCAGGCGCTGCCGCCACTGACCCGCGAATACGCCAATGCCCTGACCACACCGGGCGGCCTCAGCGGCTGCGCGACGCAATTGTCCGAGCGATTGATCGTGGAGCTGGAGGCCTGCGACCTGCTGATCCTCTGTACGCCGGTACACAATTTCACCGTCCCGGCGGCGCTCAAGGGCTGGATCGACCATGTGGTGCGCATCCAACGCAGCTTCACCGTCACGTCACAGTTTGAAAAAGTCGGCCTGCTCGACGACCGGCGTACGTTTGTTCTGGTGAGTTCCGGCAACTCGCGCAAGGGCCATGAACCGGACTTTTTGACGCCTTACCTGACCGCCATCCTGTCTACCGTGGGCATCCACACCGTGGATTTTGTTTACCTGGGCGCCATGGTGCGCGGTGAAGAAGCCGTCAACCGCTCGCTGGAACGGGCACATCGGCAACTGTCGGCGGCAATCAGCACTGGCCTATAA